A genomic window from Dechloromonas sp. A34 includes:
- a CDS encoding 5'-nucleotidase, translated as MSASLNGKLVVAISSRALFNFEDENQVFDDSNDAPYMKIQLERLDSPAELGVAFPLIKKLLAFNTETQKRVEVAILSRNDPVSGLRVLASSQHHGLALERAIFTRGAPPHRYLKPLNANLFLSANGEDVREALNHEFPAAQVYPLSVSDASRNPNEIRIAFDGDSVLFSDEAERIFHLGNLDKFQAHEMAKAKIPLPPGPFKPFLSALQGLQSVGDEAPMRVRTALVTARSAPAHERAIRTLMSWNIAVDEAMFLGGLDKGPFLNEFEPDFFFDDQARHCESASLVGPAGQVLYGVKNIPNPPGSDPVSATP; from the coding sequence ATGTCTGCCTCGCTTAACGGAAAACTTGTAGTCGCCATCTCCTCCAGAGCACTGTTTAATTTCGAGGACGAAAACCAGGTCTTTGACGACAGCAACGACGCCCCTTACATGAAGATTCAGCTAGAGCGACTCGATTCGCCCGCTGAGTTGGGTGTGGCGTTTCCTCTCATCAAGAAGCTTTTAGCATTCAATACAGAGACACAGAAGCGAGTTGAGGTAGCTATCCTGTCGCGGAATGACCCTGTCAGCGGGCTGCGCGTTCTGGCCTCGTCGCAGCACCACGGCCTTGCCTTGGAGCGTGCAATCTTTACGCGCGGGGCGCCACCGCATCGCTATCTCAAACCACTCAACGCAAACCTGTTTTTGTCGGCGAACGGTGAGGATGTCCGTGAGGCACTAAATCACGAGTTTCCAGCTGCTCAGGTTTATCCGTTGTCCGTCAGCGACGCATCACGTAATCCAAACGAAATTCGAATTGCCTTCGACGGCGACTCTGTTCTGTTCAGCGATGAGGCAGAGCGAATTTTTCATCTGGGTAACCTGGACAAGTTTCAGGCGCACGAGATGGCGAAGGCCAAAATTCCATTGCCGCCAGGCCCTTTCAAACCATTCTTGAGCGCGCTTCAAGGGCTACAGAGTGTCGGTGATGAAGCGCCAATGCGAGTTCGTACTGCGTTGGTGACCGCTCGTAGCGCACCGGCGCATGAGCGTGCGATTCGAACCTTGATGTCTTGGAACATCGCCGTTGATGAGGCGATGTTCCTGGGAGGCCTCGACAAAGGCCCCTTCCTGAATGAATTCGAGCCGGATTTTTTCTTCGATGACCAGGCTCGGCATTGTGAGTCAGCATCGCTAGTTGGGCCGGCAGGGCAGGTGCTTTACGGCGTCAAAAATATCCCCAACCCACCTGGGTCTGACCCGGTATCAGCGACACCCTAG
- a CDS encoding Bax inhibitor-1 family protein: MRTEARVIDLSRTEYGTFAAPDTNRVIRNTYQLLALSTAVAGIGAGISMLAGFGPLAGIVFTLLGLVPLFYLHKKRNTAAAVPAMLTFTALSGMGIGPTLTHYINMPGGSSTVLTAAVITTAVTLALTAYVHKTGKDFSRMGGFLFAGLIVVILAGIAAMFVPAMQAGVSAVAALLFSGFILYDTSRLVRGEEDNYVMAAVSIYLNVLNLFLSVLQLLGLSSND; this comes from the coding sequence ATGCGCACTGAAGCACGTGTTATCGACCTGAGCAGAACCGAATATGGCACGTTTGCGGCGCCCGACACCAACCGTGTCATTCGCAATACCTACCAACTGCTCGCTCTTTCAACGGCTGTTGCAGGCATAGGCGCAGGTATCAGCATGCTGGCCGGTTTTGGCCCGCTGGCCGGTATCGTATTTACCCTGCTCGGCCTGGTGCCGCTGTTCTACCTGCACAAGAAGCGGAATACGGCGGCAGCCGTACCGGCCATGCTCACCTTCACCGCCCTCAGCGGTATGGGTATCGGACCGACGCTGACCCACTACATCAACATGCCTGGAGGCAGCAGCACGGTGCTGACGGCAGCCGTGATAACCACCGCGGTCACCTTGGCCCTGACGGCGTATGTTCATAAAACCGGCAAGGATTTCTCCCGCATGGGGGGCTTCCTGTTCGCTGGCTTGATTGTCGTCATCCTGGCCGGCATTGCTGCGATGTTTGTCCCGGCCATGCAGGCTGGCGTATCCGCGGTCGCAGCACTCCTGTTCTCAGGCTTCATCCTGTACGACACCAGCCGTCTGGTGCGCGGTGAAGAAGACAACTATGTGATGGCTGCGGTCAGCATTTACCTGAATGTGCTGAACCTCTTCCTGTCGGTACTGCAACTGCTCGGCTTGTCCAGCAACGACTAA
- a CDS encoding YccF domain-containing protein, which translates to MGLGWWLVGLVCFQTIVGIPWGKACFVIGQFSFSRLVRRPSPFGVNIL; encoded by the coding sequence ATGGGGTTGGGCTGGTGGCTTGTCGGCCTCGTGTGCTTTCAAACCATTGTTGGCATCCCCTGGGGTAAGGCGTGCTTTGTGATTGGCCAGTTTTCCTTTTCCCGTTTGGTAAGGAGGCCGTCACCCTTTGGCGTCAACATCCTGTAA